One Helicobacter suis HS1 genomic window, CCAAAGGTAATGTGTGCGCATCTAGTGGGATTGCCACCTTTGAGAGCGAAGTTTATAACCTTTATAGACAAGGGCACAGTACCGCTAGCTGTACCTTTAATTTTGATGGGCATAGAACCTTGATTTGAAAACCTATTTCTAGATAAATCCATAAGGGCTACCCTCTACTATAGCTTTTAAATAACGCGCTTATCTGCTACTTCTTAGTCTAAACGAAGTTTTTGTTTCTTGACCACTTCTATCCTTTAAGCCAACATAAATAAGAACATTTTTTGTTGTTTTGGCTTATCATTTTATTAAAGGAAAAACATGAAATTTATTTTAGCCCCCGATTCTTTTAAAGAGAGCATGAGTGCTAAAGAAGCGGCTGAGGCCATGCAAAGAGGGATTAAACGGGCAATGCCTGAGGCGCTTTGTGTGCGCGTGCCTATGGCTGATGGAGGTGAGGGGACTTTAGAAAGCTTATTAGAAAGCAGAGACGCAGAGAGGGTTTTAGTAGAGGTAAAAGATCCGCTTATGCGCAAAGTGCAAGCAAGCTATGGGATTTTAGAGGGAGGTAAAAGTGCTGTGATTGAAATAGCACAAGCAAGCGGCATTCATTTAGTAGACAGAGAGCAAAGAAACCCACTTATAGCAAGTTCTTATGGAGTAGGTGAGCTGATTAAAAACGCGCTAGATAGAAAAGTTAAGCATATTTTAATCGGACTTGGAGGGAGTGCAAGCAATGACGGGGGCGTGGGGATGTTAAGAGCTTTGGGGGCGCGCTTTTTAGACAAAGAGGGCAAAGAGCTAGAAGAAGGCGGTGCAGCGCTGAAAAATTTAAATCACCTTGATTTAAGTGCCTTAGATTCCCGGCTTAAAAGTGTGGCTATTGAGGTGGCTTGCGATGTGAATTGTGAATTGGTAGGAGAACAAGGGGCTTCTATGATCTTTGGGGCACAAAAGGGGGCTAGTGCAAGCATGATTAAAGAGCTAGATACAGCCTTAAGCCATTATGCACAAACAATTGTAGCTGGAGCGGGAGCAGCTGGTGGGCTTGGAGCGGGGACTTTGCTTTTAAATGCCCATTTACAAAAAGGAATTGATCTAATTATCAAGCACACACAATTAGAGGAAAAGATTAAAGGAGCGGATTTTGTCTTTACAGGCGAGGGGAGTATTGATTATCAAACTCTATTTGGTAAAACCGCTTTAGGGGTATCGTTGGTGGCACAAAGGGCTAAA contains:
- a CDS encoding glycerate kinase family protein, which gives rise to MKFILAPDSFKESMSAKEAAEAMQRGIKRAMPEALCVRVPMADGGEGTLESLLESRDAERVLVEVKDPLMRKVQASYGILEGGKSAVIEIAQASGIHLVDREQRNPLIASSYGVGELIKNALDRKVKHILIGLGGSASNDGGVGMLRALGARFLDKEGKELEEGGAALKNLNHLDLSALDSRLKSVAIEVACDVNCELVGEQGASMIFGAQKGASASMIKELDTALSHYAQTIVAGAGAAGGLGAGTLLLNAHLQKGIDLIIKHTQLEEKIKGADFVFTGEGSIDYQTLFGKTALGVSLVAQRAKVPVVVFAGNIGKGAEALYDYGIRAMFGILPGVCDLKQALKEGAINLQNTTENVVRLIGVKRPNAKDI